The DNA region CTAAAGCTGAGATTTTTTTATCAGTGTTGTCATCATGTATCAGAAATGCATAAATAAGAACCTTTCACCGTATCCTCGGGGTTTTTTCTGAATAGATAATAGACTCATAAGCGCAATCCCCTATCTTGTGAGATTCTAAAAGAACAGTCGAATCAGTTGTCGTCTTTAAGACCACAAAAAACATCATAAGAAAGAACACAAAGAACAAGGACTAATTAGTGATGCGATTATGACAGAAAGGAGAGAGGAGGTGCGGAACTCACATCGGCATCACGGGGGTTTGGCAGCGCAGGCCATCTCGGCCTTGGGCAAGGtacggcgggggcgctgggggcgagcgttatCGCCTTTTGCCCAATGTATAGCAACCAACTCCTTCGCGATCCTCCCCTTTCGCTTCCTCCACTGCTAGCGTCGTAGAGGGAGACCAGCCATCATAGGGTTTATAGAAGACGTAATGGGCTGGATCCGGACCGTGTCCAAGTAGGAATTTTTGGATTCAGGTTGGCTTGAGGATATTCAGATTCAAAATTTTTGGATTAAGTTTGGATTGGGTTCAAATTGACTCGGGTTGATCCGAATTTAGAATCTTGTGAATTTTTTTagggttaaattaaattttattttaaaaattaagatataataataatgaaatattaagacaaaagtgaaaaattatagaaataatagtaaaaaatatatttttaattaaattattcggGTCGGATTCGGATTGATCAAATTGATAAGGTTTGGATTCAGGTTCGAGTTTAAGAATTGAATTCGAGTTcgaattgaaattttaaaaaaatatatcaatccGATCCGAATCGGTTCGACTAATCCGAATTGACATcctaaaaataaatatacccaaataattttttaaaatattattattaaaacaaaTTTCAGTTATTATTAATTTTCTCTTTTAAGATAccaacatttaaaataaatcattaaatttaatttattattatttttccttttaaatattaaaaaaaaataatttaatttaataaaaatatgtgCGAGCGCAcgacttctttttatttttattttagaattttatcaaTATAAAAATGATTAAAGGACGAATTATTCGTTAATGTTTATtagatatttattttaaaaaaaatatcaaaaaatatcaGAATGCATCATTATATGTGTATTCCttaataaaaaagatattttttaaaaaatgtgtattccttaataaatatcaaaatgcATCATTTGATAAATATTAAAGTATTATGTACCATAGGcatttgaaaatttctgaaataTACACCTTGAAAAAAGGGCTGATCCTGACGGCCCGTAGCAGTTAGCTTTAAGAAGCAGGACAGGAGGGTGAGGGATCACCCTCGAGAAATTACACAAATGCATGCGTCATTAGCAAATCCGGCAACTAGAGAGTTGACCTTTACATTAGGAAATCTCTCTGCTTGCTTTTGATGATCAATAGCAAATTGGCCCGTCCCAGAATTGATATCTGCTTTCTAGTTGTCATGTCGGCCGGCACCTCCACGCCGCGTGCCAGATTCGCTGCCAGTACCCACCAACCTCGTTTACGTCGGTAAGTTAAGTAGCTGATACCCCGGGAGGCAAATTCGAGACCCATCACTAGTGGCCATTATATTAACAATAGCACCACAACTCAATTTGCTTCTATCTTCTTTTACTTCGAGCTAGCTGACATTCCATTTGCTTTAATTTCGAATCCCATTACGTGCTCGCTTTCCGTCTTTGATTACTTTCCTCACTTCCTCTGTCTTTCGACAACGCTGATGACAAAACCGACCATAGGTTTTGAGCCGCCGATTGTTTAGTCAGGAAAGGAGTAGAGGTAAAAAAGAAGGAAGAATATATTCTTCGACGTAAGATTAACCACTTTATCTTGTGCTTATCCTGTCTTTTTTCTCCTATAAATATGGATTCTCTGAAGGCAGAGGATAGCAcagcaagtgaagaagaagaagaagaaaattgaaAGAAGCTGACAGATCAGTCGATCAAGATGAGCCGCGCCGAGTCACCTCACTGGAACGGTCTCATGCACGTAAGTTGTGTTTTTTCCTGTTCGATATACAAAATCGTTCTCCTGTGATCTAATTCCTCGTCCCGAACAGGAAAGGTGGGTGAGACGAGTTGCAGACACAATCTACATCTCGGCCAAAGCCATGCAAATAACTTGGGGCAAAGACGAAAGGTTCTGGAAGTGGCCTAGTCTCTCCAAAGACAAGCTCCCTAAAGATTTTGCCAAACACCAACTCAGGTACATCGACAAATGCAATGCTCCCTTAATTAGCTTGAACCCTACACTACATACAATGCGATCGTAATCGAGTTGCATGGCACAGCTTTGACAGCGCCGCAGAGCTCAACCAGGTGAAATGGCTTCAGGTAACAGGAACTCTGGATCTGACGAGGCACGATCGCCAGCTGAACCCGTCCAAGACTTACGAGATCATCTACCACGTTAAGTTCAAGGTGGACGCGTTTGGGTGGAGCAAAACCCCGGTGACCTTTCTGTGCGGGGCAAGCAGGATGAAGAAGAGGGGTAACGAGATGGTGGCGCTGCAGAGGAGCAGAGGAGTCGGCGAGTGGCTGCAAATCCACGGAGGGGAGTTCAAGCCGGGGAAATTCACCGCCGGGAAGGTTGAGTTTGGGATGCTCGACGTGGAGAGCGAATGGTGGAAGGGCGGCATGGCCATTGCAGGGGTCACCGTCAGGCCCAAAGGCACCAAGTAAAATACGTTTGAGTTTGTGTGTGTGACGTAATATTttctaatatttcaaaataatggAAATAGAGTAACCATCAATTCCCTCTTTAATTATCATCCCCATGAATATGTTGACTTTTGACGGTCAATGACTATTTTAATAAATACCCAACACTAACTAACTTAACTTCCACCAAAAGAGGACAATCAACCACCACCGAATCTTTCATTCCCTCCATTATCTCGACGtcctcctctcatcctttcccaTTGCCTTTCTCGATGGCTGGTCGTTCCATCTcctacctcctcctcctcttcctcctccccctCGTTTCCGGCGATGGCGCATCCATTTCCCGACAGCAACTTCTTGGCCTTTCCGAGGGCGACAATGGCGACGATCTCCCAAAAGACTTTGCCTTCGATGTCGAGATGGCCACCGGCATTACCAACCTCCGGCTCCGTCGTGCCTACGTAGCCCTCCAGGCCTGGAAGCATGCCATGTACTCCGACCCCCACAACTTCACCGAGAACTGGCATGGCACCGATCTATGCTCCTACAAAGGCGTGTTCTGTGCTTCAGCGCTCGACGACTCCTCTGTCGATGTGATCGCCGGCATCGACCTCAATGGCGCCGGCATCGCCGGATATCTCCCTGCAGAGCTCGGCCTCCTCTTTGATGCCGCCATCTTCCACATCAATTCCAATCGCTTCTGCGGCATCATCCCCGAGAGCTTCTCCCGCCTCAAGCTCCTCTACGAGTTCGATGTCAGTAACAACCGCTTCGTCGGGAGATTTCCTAAAGTCCTCCTCCGCCTGCCGGCGCTCAAGTACCTCGATATGCGATTCAATGAGTTCGAGGGCGCTTTGCCTCCGTCCCTCTTTAACAAACACCTCGACGCCATTTTCGTGAACAACAATCATTTCACCTCTCCGATCCCGGACAATTTCGGTAACTCCACTGCCTCTGTCGTCGTGCTCGCCAACAACAAGCTCGGCGGGTGCATTCCGACGAGCATCGGGGAGATGGGGAACACGCTCAACGAGATCATCCTTCTCAACAATGATCTCGGCGGGTGCTTGCCGGCGGAGATCGGGTTGTTGAGCAATGCGACGGTGGTGGACGCGAGCTGGAACTCCCTCGTCGGAGCGTTGCCCAAGAGCCTGAGGAAGTtgaagaagctcaagaaaatggaTTTGTCGCACAATGTGCTCAACGGCAACATACCCAAAGGAGTGTGTCAGTTGCCGAGTTTAACTAACTTCGTCTTCTCCTACAACTACTTCAAATGGATGTCGAAAGAGtgtgcggcggcggcggcgtcgaCGAAGCCCAATAATGTTTTGCTAGATGGAAAGAGGAACTGCCTCTCCCATTTTCCCGGCCAAAAGCCGTCGTGGATCTGCGGTGCAATGGCGACTCAATTTACCAATTGTAGTCGATTCAAGTGCGGGGCGTCGTCGACGGAGAAACCTACACCAAAGCCATCTCCTAAATCTCCAAAGCAGTCACATGAGTCTCCCCTGCCACCAACACCAAAACCTGTTATCTACTCTCCTCCAATGTCATCAAGTTCTTCTCTTCCAGTacaaccgccgccgccgccgccgccgccgcaacCGCCAGTTGCGGTTCAGTCTCCACCTCCGTCGATCTATTCGCCAGTACCACCTTCAGTGCACTCTCCACCTACACCAAATGCCGAATCGCCAAAGAAGCCATTCGACTCTCCAAAACCTGTTATCTACTCTCCTCCAATGTCCTCAAGTTCTTCTCTTCCAGAACAACCGCCGCCGCCTCCTCCGGTTGCGGTTCAGTCTCCACCTCCGTCTTATTCGCCAGAACCGCCTTCACTGCACTCTCCACCTACACCAAATGCCGAATCGTCAAAGAAGCCATTCGACTCTCCAAAACCTGCTATCTACTCTCCTCCAATGCCCTCAAGTTCTTCTCTTCCAGTGCAACCACCGCCGCCGCCGGCGGTTGCGGTTCAGTCTCCACCTCCGACAATCTATTCGCCAGTGCCGCCTTCACTGCACTCTCCACCTACACCAAATGCCGAATCACCAGAGAAGCCATTCGACTCTCTAAAACCTGCGTACTCTCCTCCAATGTCCTCAAGTTCTTCTCTCCCAGTACAACCACCGCCGCCGCCGGCGGTTGCGGTTCAGTCTCCACCTCCGTCGATCAATTCGCCAGTACCACCTTCAGTGCACTCTCCACCTACACCAAATGCCGAATCACCAAAGAATCCATTCGACTCTCTAAAACCTGCCTACTCTCCTCCAATGCCCTCAAGTTCTTCTCTCCCAGTACAACCACCGTCGCCGCCGGTTGCGGTTCAGTCTCCACCTCCGTCGATCTATTCGCCACCACTTTCAGTGAACTCTCCGCCTACACCAAATGCCGAATCACCAAAGAAGTCATTCAGCTCTCCCCCTCATTCTCTACCGTCGCCGTTAGCCTACTCTCCTCCTATGCCCTCAACTTCTTTTTCATCGCCGCCTGAGCCACCAACGAATCTACTGCCTCCAATTGCTGAATTTAGCTATGCATCTCCACCACCACCGTTTTACCCCGGATACAAATAACCAAGCACCTCAATGATATTTTTCAGTTAATTAATCGGCAACCATTAAAACTAGTGGTCAAATAGAAGAGCAAAAagagtgggagaagaagaagaagaatcttcTCTAAGAATGTCACTCTACATTTTGTATTCTAGTCTATgtaatttattatatttctatttaaaatttagatgGATGACTtataaaaatatccaaattaaagATTGATTGTAATTTTATGAACTTTTCTGTGACGATAGAAATCAAAGAAAAGTTGCATAAAGTAGAGTTTAGATGCACCTCTCCCACAATTAAGGTGACCTAAGAAAAGTTGCACAATGAAAGTATATGGTGTTAATTAACTATTAGGTCCATAAAGTTTATTAATGCTTTATCAACCATCCTTGGCTATTGCATCCTAAGTTAGAAGAATCACACATGTGCATGTGATTCTAAATAATTAACTCATTTGATCTCACAACTCACAAGAAGACCATTCACACTAGGTTGGCCTTAAATAAGGCATTAAGCTTACTTGATGTTCTATAAGTGATTCCACAAAAGTCTTTCTATATAGCGTCAGTACCCTGTTAGTACAATCACAACAACATGTGAGCAAACAAATTATTTTCAGATGTTTGCAGTCAAATAGAAGGATTAATTTCAAACAAAATTGTTAGCTTTTAACGTATTGTCTAGTCATTTAAAGGTGGGTATAATAGAGTTGTTGTAGCACTTATTACATAACCCATTATACACTTAGACAACTATCCCGTAAAGGTTCAAATTAAAGTA from Zingiber officinale cultivar Zhangliang chromosome 4B, Zo_v1.1, whole genome shotgun sequence includes:
- the LOC121976807 gene encoding uncharacterized protein PHLOEM PROTEIN 2-LIKE A4-like encodes the protein MSRAESPHWNGLMHERWVRRVADTIYISAKAMQITWGKDERFWKWPSLSKDKLPKDFAKHQLSFDSAAELNQVKWLQVTGTLDLTRHDRQLNPSKTYEIIYHVKFKVDAFGWSKTPVTFLCGASRMKKRGNEMVALQRSRGVGEWLQIHGGEFKPGKFTAGKVEFGMLDVESEWWKGGMAIAGVTVRPKGTK
- the LOC121978708 gene encoding leucine-rich repeat extensin-like protein 4, with the protein product MAGRSISYLLLLFLLPLVSGDGASISRQQLLGLSEGDNGDDLPKDFAFDVEMATGITNLRLRRAYVALQAWKHAMYSDPHNFTENWHGTDLCSYKGVFCASALDDSSVDVIAGIDLNGAGIAGYLPAELGLLFDAAIFHINSNRFCGIIPESFSRLKLLYEFDVSNNRFVGRFPKVLLRLPALKYLDMRFNEFEGALPPSLFNKHLDAIFVNNNHFTSPIPDNFGNSTASVVVLANNKLGGCIPTSIGEMGNTLNEIILLNNDLGGCLPAEIGLLSNATVVDASWNSLVGALPKSLRKLKKLKKMDLSHNVLNGNIPKGVCQLPSLTNFVFSYNYFKWMSKECAAAAASTKPNNVLLDGKRNCLSHFPGQKPSWICGAMATQFTNCSRFKCGASSTEKPTPKPSPKSPKQSHESPLPPTPKPVIYSPPMSSSSSLPVQPPPPPPPPQPPVAVQSPPPSIYSPVPPSVHSPPTPNAESPKKPFDSPKPVIYSPPMSSSSSLPEQPPPPPPVAVQSPPPSYSPEPPSLHSPPTPNAESSKKPFDSPKPAIYSPPMPSSSSLPVQPPPPPAVAVQSPPPTIYSPVPPSLHSPPTPNAESPEKPFDSLKPAYSPPMSSSSSLPVQPPPPPAVAVQSPPPSINSPVPPSVHSPPTPNAESPKNPFDSLKPAYSPPMPSSSSLPVQPPSPPVAVQSPPPSIYSPPLSVNSPPTPNAESPKKSFSSPPHSLPSPLAYSPPMPSTSFSSPPEPPTNLLPPIAEFSYASPPPPFYPGYK